One Nitrospirota bacterium DNA window includes the following coding sequences:
- a CDS encoding CHC2 zinc finger domain-containing protein — protein MRISKAEIEAIKRDHDLKAVIESHGVKLTRKGTNYVGLCPFHKEKKPSFTVNPRTNLYHCFGCNAGGDVIAFISKKEGIGFRAAVHKLSGNGSNGAKSKPKSKQAAPSSLTAPSPSINRSRLLNRVVSFYHKSFCEDQRAMEYLKGRGITDNSIYADFQIGYSNGTLLNTIPDEGDIRAALKEMGLLNAKGKEMFYGCAVFPVFDENKDCVGLYGRRIDKGEPEHLYLPGPRKGVFNHQAVKRSKSIILTESIIDALTLYNAGFRDVIPCYGVNGLTEDHMALFARHQTKEVYICFDRDDAGTSGAERIKEQLKEKGIDAYIVQLPEIETTAEGTVPDLRAEAVESGLSPASKVDVNSFFSLTADAAAAFERLLKEANPRAAVRSDKIVKHEQKAYEKTDTGFIVQYESRRYEVRSIIRDGVKLKATIKAVKQSAEKQRFHLDTVDLYSNRSRLFFAKACAVLFSEGDDIITEDITRLIDLCESWKSESTETPPAQRMTRTEEEEALEFLKSSSLFKSILEDFEVIGLTGEDGNKLMGYIAATSRKLDEPLSILIQSRSAAGKSTLQDAIIMLMPTEDCIKYTRLTGQALFYKEEDSLVHKLLAIEEEHGARDASYSIRNIQSSKYLSIAATGKDPVTGKLRTEEYRVKGPVALMITTTEVELDYETSNRFITLTIDESKEMTERILKKQREQDTLEGLIRKAEVERIIKRHHNAQRLLRPLHVINPYAEHLTFPSESLRARRDHKKYLGLIKAIAFIHQYQREIKSVAYNGDVLQYIEVTLEDIDKANRLAGEVLGRTLDELSPPSRLLLKMIREMVQSRCKELKIDPKEYRFSRKDIREWSRWSDFQIKCHIRQLEDLEYLYSLSGKKGKEYVYELLYGGGGEDGRHFLMGLTTIEQLKKKISDQPSALSSQRSVTNQEGKGVNLEGNKAYLEGTWRAVVGHLEGKGKSAQTLVQSQSTAIILSTWRVLGKSIYRRNTIETACS, from the coding sequence TTGAGGATATCGAAGGCGGAGATCGAGGCGATCAAGAGAGATCACGACCTTAAAGCGGTCATCGAGTCCCACGGCGTCAAGCTCACCAGGAAGGGGACCAACTACGTGGGCCTCTGTCCCTTCCATAAAGAAAAGAAACCATCCTTCACCGTCAATCCCCGTACCAACCTCTATCATTGCTTCGGCTGTAACGCTGGCGGCGATGTGATAGCCTTCATCAGTAAGAAAGAGGGCATCGGCTTCAGGGCCGCAGTGCATAAGCTCTCCGGAAACGGCAGCAATGGAGCGAAGAGCAAACCGAAATCGAAGCAAGCCGCGCCTTCTTCCTTAACTGCTCCTTCTCCTTCCATCAATCGTTCTCGTCTGTTAAATCGTGTCGTCTCTTTCTATCATAAGAGCTTCTGTGAGGATCAGAGGGCAATGGAATATCTCAAAGGGCGTGGCATCACTGATAACAGCATCTACGCCGACTTTCAGATCGGCTACAGCAACGGAACACTATTGAACACGATCCCCGACGAAGGCGATATACGCGCGGCCCTCAAAGAGATGGGCCTGCTGAATGCAAAAGGCAAAGAGATGTTCTACGGCTGCGCCGTCTTCCCTGTCTTCGATGAGAACAAGGATTGCGTAGGGCTCTACGGGAGGAGGATCGACAAAGGAGAGCCCGAACACCTGTACTTACCGGGTCCAAGAAAAGGAGTCTTCAACCACCAGGCCGTAAAGAGATCGAAGTCAATCATCCTCACCGAATCAATCATCGACGCTCTGACCTTATACAACGCCGGATTCAGGGACGTGATCCCCTGCTATGGCGTCAACGGCCTCACCGAGGACCACATGGCTCTCTTTGCGAGGCATCAGACCAAGGAGGTCTACATCTGCTTCGACCGAGACGACGCCGGCACAAGCGGCGCAGAGCGGATCAAAGAGCAGTTAAAAGAAAAAGGCATCGACGCCTACATCGTGCAACTTCCGGAGATCGAGACAACCGCGGAGGGGACTGTCCCGGATTTACGGGCGGAAGCCGTAGAATCGGGACTGTCCCCGGCGTCAAAGGTAGACGTAAACTCCTTCTTCTCCTTAACCGCCGATGCAGCAGCAGCCTTTGAGCGCCTGTTAAAGGAAGCCAACCCCCGCGCTGCAGTACGATCCGACAAGATCGTCAAGCACGAGCAGAAAGCTTACGAGAAGACCGACACCGGCTTCATCGTGCAATACGAGAGCAGGCGTTACGAAGTGCGGAGCATCATCAGAGACGGCGTGAAGCTCAAAGCAACCATCAAAGCAGTCAAGCAGAGCGCAGAGAAACAGCGCTTTCATTTGGACACCGTAGACCTCTACTCAAACCGAAGCCGTCTCTTCTTTGCAAAGGCATGCGCCGTGCTCTTTTCGGAAGGAGACGACATCATCACCGAGGACATCACCAGGCTCATCGACCTCTGCGAGTCCTGGAAATCCGAAAGCACAGAGACACCGCCGGCGCAGCGAATGACCAGGACCGAGGAAGAAGAAGCATTGGAGTTCCTGAAAAGTTCATCTCTCTTTAAGAGCATCCTTGAGGACTTTGAAGTCATAGGCCTCACCGGAGAGGACGGCAACAAGCTCATGGGCTATATCGCCGCAACGAGCAGAAAGCTCGATGAGCCGCTCTCCATACTCATCCAGTCAAGAAGCGCTGCCGGCAAGAGCACCCTGCAGGACGCCATCATCATGCTCATGCCCACCGAGGACTGCATCAAATACACCCGCCTCACCGGCCAGGCCCTCTTCTACAAAGAAGAAGACAGCCTTGTGCACAAGCTCCTTGCTATCGAAGAAGAGCACGGAGCCAGGGACGCCTCCTACAGCATCCGCAACATCCAATCATCCAAATACCTCTCCATAGCGGCCACCGGCAAAGACCCCGTAACCGGCAAGCTCAGAACCGAAGAATACAGAGTCAAAGGACCGGTTGCCCTCATGATCACCACCACAGAGGTAGAGCTTGATTACGAGACCTCTAACCGGTTCATCACCTTGACCATTGACGAATCAAAAGAGATGACCGAGCGGATACTCAAGAAGCAGAGAGAACAGGACACCCTTGAGGGTTTGATAAGGAAGGCAGAAGTAGAGCGGATCATTAAACGCCACCATAACGCACAGCGCCTATTGCGACCGCTCCACGTCATCAACCCTTACGCCGAGCATCTCACCTTCCCTTCGGAATCATTACGTGCACGCCGTGACCACAAGAAGTACCTTGGCCTGATCAAAGCAATCGCCTTCATTCATCAGTACCAAAGAGAAATAAAGAGCGTTGCCTATAACGGCGACGTGCTTCAGTACATCGAAGTCACCCTTGAGGACATCGACAAAGCGAACCGCCTTGCCGGCGAAGTCCTGGGCAGAACGCTTGATGAGCTGTCCCCTCCCTCCCGGCTGCTGCTTAAGATGATCCGCGAGATGGTGCAGAGCAGATGCAAGGAACTAAAGATCGATCCTAAAGAGTATCGTTTCAGCAGGAAGGACATACGGGAGTGGTCCAGGTGGAGCGACTTTCAGATCAAATGCCACATCAGGCAGCTTGAGGACCTGGAGTACCTCTACTCCCTGAGCGGCAAGAAAGGCAAAGAGTATGTCTACGAGCTCCTGTACGGAGGTGGAGGAGAAGACGGCCGTCACTTCCTCATGGGACTGACTACCATCGAGCAGTTAAAGAAGAAGATCAGCGATCAGCCCTCAGCTCTCAGCTCTCAGCGATCAGTCACGAACCAGGAGGGCAAAGGCGTGAACTTGGAGGGCAACAAAGCCTACTTGGAGGGTACTTGGAGGGCGGTAGTAGGGCACCTGGAGGGTAAGGGTAAATCGGCGCAAACCCTTGTGCAGAGCCAATCTACAGCCATAATCCTATCAACTTGGAGGGTTTTGGGGAAAAGCATATATAGAAGAAACACCATTGAAACCGCTTGTTCATAG
- a CDS encoding tyrosine-type recombinase/integrase: MNDLLFGFTEHLKVRNYSLKSITAYCQHLQGFFAYLKEAGVTDIKRVTRDMLKAYQLRITEHGGPRCSSYTIATISVKVRAVKRFFEYLEQSNQILLNPAEHIKEPKKETRLPRAVLTEEEARKLLDAPNLSTLFGIRDRTIMEVLYSTGVRLAELLGLTIYDCDLQGGLLRVKGKFSKDRVVPLGRYAIRFLKEYITRVRPRLTRNNKAVRTLFVNYLGEPLSAMAVQIMIRKYTKEAGVKKHVTPHVFRHTFATQLVRNGADITAVQKMLGHKDLRVTHLYTKVAGVEVKKTHSKHHPREKDKAAKEELKPPAVKHFRRD, from the coding sequence ATGAATGATCTTCTGTTCGGATTCACCGAGCATCTTAAGGTGAGGAACTACTCTCTGAAGAGCATCACCGCCTACTGCCAGCACCTGCAGGGCTTCTTTGCATATCTGAAAGAGGCGGGCGTCACCGACATCAAACGGGTGACGAGGGATATGCTCAAAGCCTATCAGCTTAGGATCACTGAACACGGAGGACCGCGCTGTAGCAGCTATACCATAGCAACCATCTCGGTAAAGGTAAGAGCTGTAAAGCGCTTCTTTGAATACCTGGAGCAGAGCAATCAGATCCTCCTGAACCCCGCAGAGCACATCAAAGAGCCGAAGAAAGAAACCCGGCTGCCGAGGGCAGTCCTTACCGAAGAGGAAGCCCGGAAGCTCCTCGATGCTCCGAACCTCTCCACCCTGTTCGGCATCCGTGACAGGACCATCATGGAGGTCCTCTACTCCACCGGCGTGAGGCTTGCCGAGCTGCTGGGCCTCACCATCTACGACTGCGATCTCCAGGGCGGACTTCTGAGAGTCAAAGGCAAGTTCTCAAAGGACAGAGTAGTGCCCCTGGGAAGATACGCAATCCGCTTCCTCAAAGAATACATCACCCGCGTGAGGCCGCGCCTCACGAGGAACAACAAGGCTGTGCGCACTCTCTTTGTGAACTACCTGGGAGAGCCCCTCTCCGCGATGGCAGTGCAGATCATGATCAGAAAATATACAAAGGAGGCTGGAGTAAAGAAGCACGTCACCCCCCACGTCTTCAGGCATACTTTCGCAACACAACTGGTGAGAAACGGCGCCGACATAACGGCAGTGCAAAAGATGCTCGGCCATAAGGACCTGCGGGTAACGCACCTCTACACAAAGGTTGCCGGCGTTGAAGTCAAGAAGACCCACAGCAAACACCACCCCAGGGAAAAAGACAAAGCGGCCAAAGAAGAACTAAAGCCGCCTGCTGTCAAACACTTCCGCCGTGACTGA
- a CDS encoding tyrosine-type recombinase/integrase — translation MTDAEAYKAKYSEHLRLLNFAPTTIKSHLFYLNRFLRYLRETGISEITAVTRDTIRDYQVHLYEEINFKGEPNSVRAQNNALKVVKAFFRFLQGSNYIIGDPAKDILYAKTPKRLPRSILTQSEMRKLLQAPDTSTILGYRDRTILEVLYSTGIRKEEINSLLVEDVDYNEGYIRINSGKGRKDRVVPIGRIACRYLENYIKAVRPVLVRNPREKHLFISMRGRRLSKNVVWEIVKEYAKKARIKKNISPHTFRHTCATLMLRNKANIRHIQELLGHASLDSTQVYASVSITDLKEVHSKCHPREKDKE, via the coding sequence GTGACTGACGCCGAAGCCTACAAAGCCAAATACAGCGAGCACCTGCGTCTCCTTAACTTTGCCCCTACCACCATCAAAAGCCATCTCTTCTATCTTAACCGCTTCCTCCGGTATCTGAGAGAAACCGGCATCAGTGAGATCACCGCAGTCACCAGAGACACCATCAGGGACTACCAGGTGCACCTCTATGAAGAGATCAACTTCAAAGGCGAGCCCAACAGCGTCCGCGCACAGAACAATGCCCTGAAAGTCGTCAAAGCCTTCTTCCGCTTCCTCCAGGGCAGTAACTACATAATCGGAGATCCCGCAAAAGATATCCTCTATGCAAAGACCCCCAAGAGACTGCCGCGCTCCATCCTCACACAATCGGAGATGAGGAAACTCCTGCAGGCTCCCGACACCAGCACGATCCTGGGCTACAGAGACAGGACCATCCTTGAAGTCCTCTACTCAACGGGAATACGAAAAGAAGAGATCAACAGCCTCCTCGTCGAGGATGTCGATTACAACGAAGGCTACATCAGAATCAACAGCGGCAAAGGAAGAAAAGACAGAGTAGTACCGATCGGCAGGATCGCCTGCCGTTATCTTGAAAACTACATCAAAGCGGTACGCCCGGTCCTCGTCAGGAACCCGCGTGAAAAACATCTCTTTATATCGATGAGAGGGAGAAGACTTTCCAAGAACGTCGTGTGGGAGATCGTCAAAGAGTACGCAAAGAAAGCCAGGATCAAAAAGAACATCTCTCCGCACACCTTCCGCCACACCTGCGCAACCCTCATGCTCAGAAACAAAGCCAACATCCGGCACATACAGGAACTGCTCGGCCATGCCTCACTGGATTCAACCCAGGTCTATGCAAGCGTAAGCATCACCGACTTGAAGGAAGTGCATTCAAAATGCCATCCAAGAGAGAAGGACAAAGAATAG
- a CDS encoding tlde1 domain-containing protein yields MVAGAVGGAMTGKTENIIFGAIGGMVFGGAGYAVYDAFGMVGVGAMIAGGGGYAYARGGWNGVAYYAGGVMGGMAGYAAGSYINTKWSSWFPTTPSANISPNVNNSTNSNDQILIARWEYSQSTGDIYYVDDTTELPYIQGRGYAGHGEGLNNPDMQDIPNIGPPPEGDYTIGPEQTNVTGSGTVLRGSMRLTPSPENEMYGRGGFLIHGGNMQTMDSSRGCIILRRDMRDIIGGSGDNALRVTQ; encoded by the coding sequence ATGGTAGCCGGGGCAGTGGGCGGAGCAATGACCGGGAAAACGGAGAATATCATATTCGGAGCGATAGGGGGCATGGTATTCGGAGGGGCTGGCTATGCAGTATATGATGCCTTCGGGATGGTAGGCGTTGGTGCCATGATAGCCGGTGGGGGCGGGTATGCGTATGCTAGAGGCGGATGGAATGGGGTGGCGTATTATGCCGGAGGAGTGATGGGAGGAATGGCGGGATATGCGGCGGGGAGCTACATTAATACTAAGTGGTCTAGCTGGTTCCCAACGACTCCATCTGCAAACATAAGCCCCAATGTAAACAACAGTACAAACAGTAATGATCAAATACTCATTGCGAGATGGGAATATTCTCAGTCAACAGGCGATATATACTATGTTGACGATACAACGGAACTACCATATATCCAAGGACGAGGCTATGCAGGTCATGGGGAGGGATTGAATAACCCTGATATGCAGGATATACCAAATATCGGTCCACCACCAGAAGGCGACTATACGATAGGTCCTGAGCAAACAAATGTCACAGGCAGCGGTACAGTATTACGTGGATCAATGAGATTGACGCCATCTCCTGAGAATGAAATGTATGGACGTGGAGGATTCCTCATTCATGGGGGCAATATGCAAACAATGGATTCCTCGCGCGGTTGTATTATTTTACGACGGGATATGAGAGACATTATTGGCGGTAGCGGTGATAATGCTTTGCGGGTGACACAATGA
- a CDS encoding VOC family protein yields the protein MKYRGINHLAMATGAMDATIRFWRDLLGMRLVAAAGKPGYRHYFFEISDRDTIAFFEWPGVEPIPEKDAGRVAFDHVCFEVEDSDTLWVLKDKLEAADIWVSEVVDNGFIHSLFTFDPNGIALEFCYSVEGVDIRKEPRMLDAAPSAIAQEGPEPRPDKWPPVENPTPIEDRKIYPGELRKLGRHASGEPG from the coding sequence ATGAAGTACAGGGGCATCAACCACCTCGCAATGGCAACGGGAGCTATGGACGCCACGATCCGCTTCTGGAGGGACCTGCTCGGCATGCGGCTGGTGGCGGCAGCGGGCAAGCCGGGATACCGCCACTATTTCTTCGAGATTTCCGACCGGGACACGATCGCCTTCTTCGAATGGCCCGGGGTCGAGCCCATCCCCGAGAAGGACGCCGGCCGCGTCGCCTTCGACCACGTCTGTTTCGAGGTCGAGGACAGCGATACCCTCTGGGTGCTGAAAGATAAACTCGAGGCTGCCGATATCTGGGTCTCGGAGGTCGTGGACAACGGCTTCATCCATTCGCTCTTCACCTTCGACCCCAACGGCATCGCCCTCGAATTCTGCTATAGCGTAGAGGGCGTTGATATACGCAAAGAGCCGCGCATGCTCGATGCCGCTCCCTCTGCTATTGCCCAAGAGGGCCCCGAACCCCGGCCCGACAAATGGCCCCCGGTGGAAAACCCGACTCCCATAGAGGACCGTAAGATATATCCCGGCGAGCTGAGAAAGCTGGGCAGGCATGCATCAGGGGAGCCGGGATAA
- a CDS encoding 4Fe-4S binding protein — MYMVAVNAAKCEGCEECVNNCPQDVFRMVDGKCDPYQTSECVFCETCLSVCPTSVITITEM, encoded by the coding sequence ATGTATATGGTGGCTGTCAATGCGGCGAAGTGCGAAGGCTGCGAGGAGTGCGTGAACAACTGTCCCCAGGATGTCTTCAGGATGGTCGACGGGAAGTGCGATCCTTACCAGACTTCAGAATGCGTTTTCTGCGAGACCTGCCTGAGCGTCTGTCCTACTTCAGTAATAACCATAACCGAGATGTAG
- a CDS encoding 4Fe-4S binding protein: protein MYMVNVSVEKCEGCEECVNVCPQGVFRMVDGKSDPYQTAECVFCESCLGVCPTSAITINEM from the coding sequence ATGTACATGGTCAATGTGAGCGTAGAGAAGTGCGAGGGCTGCGAGGAGTGCGTGAACGTATGCCCGCAGGGCGTTTTCAGGATGGTCGACGGGAAATCCGATCCCTATCAGACTGCCGAGTGCGTCTTCTGTGAGAGCTGTCTCGGCGTTTGTCCGACAAGCGCGATCACTATAAACGAGATGTAA
- a CDS encoding sulfurtransferase TusA family protein → MADLKAQAPTETLDVLGRVCPYPLVLTKKQLEKMGSGGLLKILCDAPASAEDSIPRYAEKQGYPIEVIKLEDKGYWEIYIQKK, encoded by the coding sequence ATGGCAGACTTAAAGGCTCAGGCACCGACAGAGACACTGGACGTATTGGGACGGGTATGTCCCTACCCGCTCGTGCTGACCAAGAAGCAGCTCGAGAAGATGGGCAGCGGCGGATTGCTCAAGATCCTGTGCGACGCCCCGGCGTCGGCCGAGGATTCCATTCCCCGCTACGCCGAGAAGCAGGGCTATCCCATCGAGGTGATCAAGCTCGAGGACAAGGGCTACTGGGAAATCTACATCCAGAAGAAGTAA
- a CDS encoding DsrE family protein, with product MAIKKLGFIVRSLPYKTEASRLAMTHAIASQTVEIYLEDGDNVEPAVCFIGDGVLNCLKGQQGSKHYGITSLEQHIKNSLLLDLNVMYCKEDIDRLGLKEDQLIMDAEDLGGETRAKIVPFSEIQKVMDSVDHLLFN from the coding sequence ATGGCGATCAAGAAACTCGGATTCATTGTCAGATCACTTCCCTACAAGACAGAGGCCTCGCGGCTTGCGATGACCCACGCCATAGCGAGCCAGACGGTCGAGATATACCTCGAGGACGGCGACAATGTCGAGCCCGCGGTCTGCTTTATCGGCGACGGCGTGCTCAACTGCCTGAAGGGGCAGCAGGGCTCGAAGCATTACGGCATAACCAGCCTCGAACAGCATATAAAGAACTCCCTGCTCCTCGATCTGAACGTCATGTACTGCAAGGAAGACATCGACCGCCTTGGTCTCAAGGAGGACCAGCTGATCATGGATGCGGAGGATCTGGGAGGAGAGACCAGGGCGAAGATCGTTCCCTTCAGCGAGATTCAGAAGGTGATGGACTCTGTGGACCATCTCCTTTTCAATTAG
- a CDS encoding DsrE family protein: MGKLTIGCFSSLVGSLSLDFAVKLSQAAVQKGHSVDFWVSGNATMLSKKGQRAFKDYSALAKTLTELFATGKFQATACEACAEARGYHKDDTMEGWKRHSMDWYLASTFGADRVLHIGGD; the protein is encoded by the coding sequence ATGGGAAAATTGACGATAGGCTGCTTCTCATCACTGGTAGGCTCGTTATCCCTTGACTTCGCAGTAAAGCTTTCCCAGGCAGCGGTGCAGAAGGGGCACTCGGTAGACTTCTGGGTATCCGGCAATGCAACCATGCTCTCCAAAAAAGGGCAGAGGGCGTTCAAGGACTACTCGGCGCTCGCCAAGACGCTTACCGAGCTCTTCGCTACCGGGAAGTTCCAGGCGACCGCCTGTGAGGCTTGCGCAGAAGCCCGCGGCTACCATAAAGATGATACGATGGAAGGCTGGAAACGGCACAGCATGGATTGGTATCTTGCCAGCACCTTCGGCGCAGACAGAGTTCTTCATATAGGAGGCGATTAA
- a CDS encoding DsrH/TusB family sulfur metabolism protein gives MKLGIFLSDYRTGTDILDRLTADKLGVVLVGNGVYHATVKESGKASPVLDKKASFYVLTEDLESRGFTAANLDSRVKPVNYGDVVDLIFNDYEKIIWV, from the coding sequence GTGAAACTGGGTATTTTCTTAAGCGACTACAGGACAGGGACCGATATCCTCGACAGGCTTACCGCTGACAAGCTCGGCGTCGTGCTCGTCGGCAACGGCGTGTACCATGCGACGGTCAAGGAGAGCGGCAAGGCGTCCCCCGTCCTCGACAAGAAGGCATCTTTCTACGTTTTGACCGAGGACCTCGAGAGCAGGGGCTTCACCGCAGCAAACCTCGACAGCCGCGTCAAGCCGGTGAACTACGGCGACGTCGTCGACCTCATCTTCAACGACTACGAAAAGATAATCTGGGTATAG
- a CDS encoding alpha/beta fold hydrolase, giving the protein MTTRPSVFYRGRTDKPLVVFIHGMGLDERIWVRPAEARVLGGKYPLTVLMRGAGAGLKTLFESCREQGFTVLTWSQRRPVGPIAAAAGELSDLIERHRPYTGNGVILVGHSRGGLVARKYLERKSGVVRGIVTIVTPHHGTSLAKWVDYVGPLASVAHRFVGARNEEEARTVLQRIVGFLVSTGVRELYPRSPFFAELRDGLREGIRSVSVGGTDPHLVKLGPVSLADLMRRIMPSPLVPVELKDGCGDGMVSAESAVLPYGGEHRDFPVNHVTVLFDNEVREYIMNAVEGMS; this is encoded by the coding sequence ATGACGACCCGTCCGAGCGTATTCTACAGGGGCAGAACGGATAAGCCTCTCGTCGTGTTCATCCACGGGATGGGGCTGGACGAGCGGATATGGGTGCGACCCGCTGAGGCGCGCGTGCTCGGCGGGAAATACCCGCTGACCGTCCTCATGCGGGGCGCCGGAGCAGGGCTGAAGACCCTCTTCGAGAGCTGCAGGGAGCAGGGGTTCACGGTGCTCACCTGGTCGCAGCGCCGTCCGGTGGGGCCGATCGCCGCTGCTGCGGGGGAGCTGAGCGACCTCATCGAACGGCACCGCCCCTACACGGGGAACGGGGTGATCCTCGTCGGCCACAGCCGGGGCGGGCTGGTCGCGCGCAAGTATCTCGAAAGGAAGAGCGGCGTGGTGAGGGGTATCGTAACGATCGTCACCCCGCACCACGGCACCTCGCTGGCAAAGTGGGTGGACTACGTCGGCCCCCTCGCCTCGGTGGCGCATCGGTTCGTCGGCGCCCGGAACGAGGAGGAAGCGCGCACCGTGCTCCAGCGGATTGTCGGGTTCCTCGTCAGCACAGGGGTGCGGGAGCTCTATCCCCGCTCTCCTTTCTTCGCTGAGCTGAGGGACGGGCTGCGGGAGGGCATCCGGTCCGTATCGGTCGGCGGCACCGATCCTCACCTGGTGAAGCTCGGGCCGGTCTCGCTGGCCGACCTGATGCGGAGGATAATGCCGTCGCCCCTCGTGCCTGTGGAACTGAAAGACGGCTGCGGCGACGGCATGGTATCGGCCGAGAGCGCCGTGCTCCCCTACGGCGGTGAGCACCGGGACTTCCCGGTGAACCATGTGACCGTTCTCTTCGATAACGAGGTGAGGGAGTATATCATGAATGCAGTGGAAGGGATGAGCTGA
- the hoxE gene encoding bidirectional hydrogenase complex protein HoxE: MASETGTSSGQPVDRRLKMVEATMRRYGNEPSALIETLHTVQEAFGYIDEEIMKYVAAVLNVPLSKVYGVATFYHFFNLKPQGKHTCVVCTGTACYIKGAQNLIETIGHETGVKPGETTADRSLSLLTARCLGSCGLAPAVVFDGDVAGRLTPPDVLQRIRGWKEHAS, from the coding sequence ATGGCATCGGAAACGGGCACTTCATCAGGTCAGCCGGTCGACCGCCGGCTTAAAATGGTTGAAGCGACAATGCGACGGTACGGCAATGAGCCTTCCGCGCTGATAGAAACCCTGCACACGGTCCAGGAGGCCTTCGGCTACATCGATGAAGAGATCATGAAGTATGTCGCAGCAGTCCTGAACGTTCCGCTCAGTAAAGTATACGGGGTCGCTACGTTTTATCACTTCTTCAATCTCAAACCTCAGGGAAAACACACCTGCGTCGTCTGTACCGGAACCGCCTGCTACATCAAGGGAGCGCAAAACCTGATAGAGACAATCGGGCACGAGACGGGAGTAAAGCCTGGAGAAACGACCGCCGACCGCTCATTATCGCTGCTTACCGCGCGGTGTCTCGGCTCGTGCGGGCTGGCGCCGGCAGTCGTATTCGACGGTGATGTCGCGGGCAGACTGACCCCTCCGGATGTTCTGCAGCGAATAAGGGGGTGGAAAGAACATGCATCCTGA